A single window of Cottoperca gobio chromosome 9, fCotGob3.1, whole genome shotgun sequence DNA harbors:
- the hscb gene encoding iron-sulfur cluster co-chaperone protein HscB yields the protein MLSFNSFRIVCQYRALLHPNWLMTNRQAVSKTVTCSAHCMSTSFPTWHSNMNLKAPGKETKLMFYTNTVSSIRTCYTSQVNRNCWNCKQLLDKTPAFFCMSCKVVQPPEEGISFFSIMDCDYTFTLDTQKLQKRYLQLQRSLHPDNFSQKSVKEQEYSESYSAFVNKAYQTLLKPLSRGLYMLELEGMCIEEGTDSGADSEFLMELMEINEALDEALTAAEANKIGQDTKGKLSVLTEEIDAALHKGELQAAKALLAQMKYFANIEEKVKEKLSELM from the exons ATGTTGTCATTCAACTCTTTCCGGATTGTGTGCCAATACCGGGCTTTACTGCACCCAAACTGGCTGATGACGAACCGACAGGCTGTTTCTAAAACGGTTACATGTTCAGCACATTGTATGTCGACCAGCTTCCCCACATGGCACAGCAACATGAACCTCAAAGCACCGGGGAAGGAAACAAAGCTAATGTTCTACACTAACACTGTCAGTTCAATTAGGACTTGCtatacaagtcaagtcaatCGGAACTGCTGGAATTGCAAACAGCTTCTTGACAAAACACCTGCTTTCTTCTGTATGTCATGCAAAGTAGTCCAGCCCCCAGAAGAAGGGATATCCTTCTTCAGCATCATGGACTG TGACTACACATTCACACTGGACACGCAAAAGCTGCAGAAAAGATACTTGCAGCTCCAGCGGTCTCTACATCCAGACAACTTCAGCCAGAAATCTGTG AAAGAACAGGAGTATTCAGAAAGCTACTCGGCTTTTGTGAACAAAGCATACCAGACTCTGCTTAAGCCTTTGAGTCGAGGTCTTTATATG CTTGAGCTAGAGGGGATGTGTATAGAAGAGGGCACCGACTCCGGGGCTGATTCCGAGTTTCTAATGGAGCTGATGGAGATCAATGAAGCCCTTGATGAAGCACTGACTGCAGCAGAAGCCAATAAGATCGGACAAGACACAAAGG GGAAACTGTCAGTCTTGACAGAGGAGATAGACGCTGCCCTCCATAAAG GAGAGCTTCAAGCCGCCAAAGCCCTGCTAGCCCAAATGAAATACTTTGCAAACATTGAAGAGAAAGTGAAGGAAAAACTTTCCGAATTAATGTAA